In the genome of Streptomyces sp. Tu 3180, the window GAACGGCCGGCAGATCGTGGAGAACGGCCGGCTGCTCACGGCCGACGAGGACACGATCGCCCGCACGACCCGGGCCGAGGCGCGGCGGCTGGCGAGGATCGCCGCGCAGGGCTGAACAGCCGGAGAGCTCCGGCCGGGAGGGACGGCTCCCGGCCGGTGACCGCGGTCCCCGCGAGGGGCCCGCGGCGGCCGTCTCCGGGGCGCGCGCGTGGACGCGCGCGCCCCGGGACGGTTCCCCGTCCCGGTCCCTCCCCCCCTCTCTCGACGTCGCTCGAGCGGGAGGTACCCCATGCCCACCCGCACCACCTCCTTGACACCCGCGTCGGAGCCGACGCGTACCCGACCGGAGGAGAGCCGCAGTGGCCGACCACCCCGTTGACGAGAAACTCCCCGCGCTCAAGATGGCGACCACCGGCCTGCAGCACGTGGCCGCCATGTACGCGGGCGTCGTCGCCCCACCCCTGATCGTCGGCGCGGCCATCGGCCTCACCGGCGCCGAACTCACCTTCCTCACCGGCGCCTGCCTGTTCACCGCGGGCCTCGCCACGCTCCTGCAGACCCTCGGCATCTGGAAGATCGGCGCCCGGCTGCCCTTCGTCAACGGCGTCACCTTCGCCGGTGTCGCCCCCATGACCGCGATCGTCGCCTCCACCGACGACAAGGACGACGCCCTGCCGGTCATCTTCGGCGCGGTCGTCGTCGCGGGCCTCCTCGGTTTCCTCGCGGCCCCCTTCTTCGGCAAGGCGGTCCGCTTCTTCCCGCCGGTCGTCACCGGCACGGTGATCACCCTCATCGGTGTCTCGCTGCTGCCGGTCGCCTTCGGCTGGGCGCAGGGTCCGAACCCGGCGGCGGACGACTTCGGTTCGGCGACCAACCTGGGCCTGGCCGCCGCCACCCTTCTGGCGGTCCTGCTGCTGCGCCGCTTCACCCGCGGCTTCGTCAAGCAGATCGCCGTCCTGCTCGGCCTGGTGGCCGGCACGCTCCTCGCGATCCCGTTCGGCATCACGGACTTCTCGCCGGTCGCGGAGGCGGAGGTCGTCGGCTTCCCGACGCCGTTCCACTTCGGCGCCCCGCAGTTCCAGCTCGCCGCGATCGTCTCGCTGTGCGTGGTGATGGTGGTCTCGATGACCGAATCGACCGCCGACATGCTGGCCCTCGGCGAGATCGTCGACCGCCCGGCGGACGAGAGGACCATCGCGGCCGGCCTGCGCGCCGACACCCTCGGCTCGGCGCTCAGCCCGTTGTTCAACGGCTTCATGTGCAGCGCCTTCGCGCAGAACATCGGCCTGGTCGCGATGACCAGGATCCGCAGCCGGTACGTCGTCGCCACCGGCGGGGGCTTCCTGGTGCTGATGGGCCTGTGCCCGATGGCCGCCTCGCTGATCGCCGTCGTGCCGCGCCCGGTGCTCGGCGGCGCCGGCGTGGTGCTGTTCGGCTCGGTCGCCGCCAGCGGCATCCAGACCCTGGTCCGCGCCGGCCTGGACAAGGACAACAACGTCCTGATCGTGGCCGTCTCGCTGGCCGTCGGCATCATCCCGATCAGCGCGCCGGAGTTCTACCACTCCTTCCCGGAGACGGCGCGGATCGTCCTGGACTCCGGCATCTCCACCGGATGCGTGGTGGCGGTCCTGCTGAACTTCGTCTTCAACCACCTCGGCGACGGCCGCCGCGAAGCGGCCGACGTCACCCACCCGATGGAGGCGGGCGAGGAGATGACGGGCGCGAAGGCCCCGGCCACGCCGTAGGCGGGCGGACGGCCCGGCCTGCTCGAGCGGGGCCGAGAGCCTGAGGGGGGCGCCGGCGCCGCGGCACCGGCTCGCGCGGCACGGTGCCCTTCGCCACCGCCCGCAGCGGCAGCCCCGCCCCGGCCGGGTCCGTCGGCCCCGGTGCCGACGGGAACGTACGGGCCGGGGCTGCCGCGTCGTGGGGCCGTCGGACGGGAGGACGTCAGGCCGCCCGGGCCGCCGCCACCTCCTCGCGCAGCCGGGGCAGCATGTCGTGGAGGACCCCCGGGCAGAGGGTGTCGCCGTAGTCCTTGTGGCCGTATATCTGCGCGGAGGGAACGCCGTACCGTGCGCACACGTACGCGCACAGGGTCACCAGGACCTCCCACTGGGCGGCGGGCGGTACCGCGCCGTCGTGGTAGGCGCCCTCGCACGCGACGCCGATGGACTGGTTGTTCTGCCCGGAGGTGTGGGAGCCCTGGACGAAGTTCCTCCCGTCGGTGAGCGCCCGGAGGCTGCCGTGCCGCCCCTCGGTGATCCAGCCGCCCCGGCTGACCAGGAAGTGGTAGCCGGTGTCGACCCAGCCGTTCCTGTCCATGTGCAGGTCCTGGACCCAGTGGGCGTGGGCGTGCGCCCGGGCGCGGGAGAAGTCGGAGGTGTCGGCGCTCACCGTGTGGTGGACGACGAGCCTGCTCGGCCGGTACTGGAGGACGCTGATGGTCCCCCGGGGCGACCGGGCGCCCCAGGTCGCGGTGGAGTCGATGTCCGGCTCGACGACGGCGTCCCGGGCGTGCGCGGTGCCCGGCAGGGCGCCGGTGCCGGCGGCGGCCAGGCCGGCCGCGCCGGCTATCAGGAGGCGGCGCCTCAGGGCGTTCTCGGGGTGCACGATCACTCCTCGTGGTGGGAGGGACGGTGGGGGAGGCGGTGGGGCCGGCGGCGGACGGCCGCCGGCCCCACCGCGTGATCGCGTACTGCCTGCGCCGTCACGTGTTGTTGGCGAGCGCCAGGAGCCGGTCGCGGGAGCCGTTGAACTGGTTGCGGTCCACGTTGCCGGAGACGCCGCTGACCGAACCGGTGCTGGTGTACTGCCACACCGTCCAGGTGGGGAACCCGCTCGGGATCGTCGGGGACGGGGCGGTGGTCCAGTGCGCCACCCACAGCGGGCTCTTGCTGTACATGCCGGTCCAGTTGCCGGTGCAGGTGTTCCACCAGCTCGCCGTCGTGTAGATCACCACGTCGCGGCCGGTGCGCGACTTGTAGGTGTTGTAGAAGTCGGTGATCCAGGTGCGCATCTGCGTGGTGGACAGGCCGTAGCACATCGCCCCGTACGGGTTGTGCTCGATGTCCAGGACACCCGGGAGGGTCAGGTTGTCGCGCGACCAGCCGCCGCCGTTGGTGACGAAGTAGTTGGCCTGGGTCGCACCGCTGGAGGCGTTGGGGAGCGCGAAGTGGTACGCGCCGCGGATCACGCCCGCGTAGTACGCGGCGGGGTAGTTGGTGTTGAAGCTCGGGTCCTTGTAGCCGGTGCCCTCGGTCGCCTTCATCCAGGCGAACTGGATGCCGGCGCCCCGCACGGAGGCCCAGTTGATGGCGCCCTGCCAGTGCGAGACGTCGATGCCCTGGACGCCGTCGGTCGGGGCCAGGATGCCCGCCGTCGTCCCGGCGGAGGCGGATCCACTCTTGTGGATCTTCATGCCGACGCCCATGTAGGCCTGGCCGGGCTTGATCTTGACGGGGTCCTCGGCCCGCTCGGACGCGGCGGTGGCGCCGCCCGCGGTGGCCGCCGTCAGGGCGAGGGCCGTGCCCAGGACACCGAGAGCGGCCGCCGTCCGTCTGCGGGAGCCGGTGAGGGTGCGACGGAGCGAGAACATGCTGCCTCCAGACAGAGGTGGGGGTGCGGGAAAGGAGACGATCTCGGTCATCTACCCGGGTAGATCCATGCATGTTTGACGTGCGCGCGTCACAAGTTACGCACGCTGTTTCCACGTGTGTAAAGAGCTTCCATCTTCTCTGGTGGTCTGTACCACCATCCGGGCCGATGGCCTGGAAGCTCATGACCCGGATGGCGGAAACTTTCAGCGCGTGAAAGCTTCAGCCGGCCTCCGGCGCGACGCCCGCCGGCCGGCGGCGCGTCCTGAGGACCGCCGCCGCCAGCACCAGCGCCGCCACCGCGACCGCCGTCGCCACCCGGAAGGCCAGCCGGTACCCCTCGGCGGTCGCCGGCACCGGCTCACCGCCCGCGGCGAGCAGTCCGTCCGTACGGCTCGCCGCGAGCACCGACAGCACCGCGAGGCCCAGGGAACCGCCCACCACCTGCGTGGTGTTGAACAGCCCGGACGCCAGCCCCGCGTCCTCCTCCCGCACCCCCGCCATGGCGAGACCGGTCAGCGCGGGCATCGCGGCGGCGAACCCGGCGGCGAGCAGCAGCAGGGGCGGCAGCACGTCCGTGGCGTACGCGCCCCCCACGGGCGCCCGGCTCAGCAGCGCCATCCCCGCGACGATCAGCACCAGCCCGGACAGCAGCACCCGGTGGGCCCCGAACCGGTCGATGGTGCGCGCGGACAGGCCCAGCATCAGCACCCCGATCGCGACCGGGGCCGGCAGGAACGCCAGTCCGGTGACCAACTCGCCGTAGCCGAGCACCCGTTGCAGATACAGCGCACCGATGAACTGGAAGCCGTACATCGTCGCGACCATCAGCACCTGCACCGCGTTCGCGCCGCTCAGCATCCGCGAACCGAACAGCCTGAGCCGCAGCAGCGGACGCGCGGCCCGTGCCTGGCGGACCGTGAACGCCACGAACAGGGCGAGGGCGAGCGCGGACAGCGGCAGGGTGCCGGTCGGGGCCCGCTCGCCGGCGCCGACGATGACGTACACGGTGAGCATCAGCGCGCCGGTGACCAGCACCGCCCCCGCGTGGTCGGCTTCCCGGACCGACCCCGCGCCGGCGTCCGGCCGGTCGGGGGCGAGCACGCGGACCGCGGCGACCAGCGCCACGACACCGATCGGCAGATTGATCAGGAAGATCCAGTGCCAGCCCAGGGACTGCGTCAGCGCCCCGCCGAGGAACGTGCCGAGCGCGCCGCCCGCCGCCCCGACCGCACTGAACACCGCGATGGCCCGGGCCCGTTCGCGCGCCTCGGGGAACAGCGCCACCAGCATCCCCAGCACCACCGCCGAGGTCATCGCCCCGCCGACGCCCTGCAGCGCGCGCGCCGCGATCAGCGCGCCCCGGTCGGTCGCCACCCCGCACAGGACGGAGGCCGCGGTGAACACCGCGAGCCCGCTGGTGAACATCCGCTTGCGGCCCACCAGGTCGCCGAGCCGGCCCGCCAGCAGGAGCAGGCCGCCGAACGGGATGAGGTAGGCGTTGACCACCCACGCCAGCCCCGGCGCGTCGAAGCCGAGATCGCTCTGCACGGCCGGCATGGCGACGGTGACGATGTTGCCGTCCAGGACGGTCATCAGCGTTCCCGCGCACAGGACGACGAGGGACGCCCAGCGGGAGTACGGTCGCCGTGATGACACCGGTGCCGGTGACTCGGTCAAGGTCGACATGGCAGTACGGCCTCCACTTCCTGCATGGATCCCCAAGGTGCACGACTTGTAACGGGGTACATCGTGGGTGACCATGGAGGCGGCCGTAAGGAGGCAGTCGAATGTCCCAGAGGAACACCGGTGTTACCCCGCAGGTGGTGAACGCGCACGCGTGCCCGGTGCGGGAAGTTCTTGACAGGGTCGCCGGCAAGTGGAGCGTGCAGATCCTGGTCGCGGCCGCGCACGGCCCCATCCGGTTCACCGAACTGGAGCGCGGCATCGAGGGGATCAGCCGCCGGATGCTGACCCTCACCCTGCGCAACCTGGAGCGCGACGGACTGGTCCGGCGCACCGTGTACCCGACGGTGCCGCCGAAGGTGGAGTACGAACTCACCCCGGCGGCCCGCGAACTGCACGAGACGCTGCAGCGGCTGACGGACTGGGCCGAACGCAACCGGGTCTACATCGCCGAGTCGCGCGCGGCCTACGACGTCCAGCACGATCCCGACCTGGTCGACGCCTAGCCGGACCGGGGGAGCGCGCCCCGGTCCGGGCGCGCCGGCCGTCCTACAGGCCGAACACGCCCGGATCCTTCGCCAGCTCCCGGAAGACCTCCCGGGGGTCCGGCACGAGCCTGCGCCGCCCGAGGTCCAGCACGCCGCCGACCGCCGTGATCTCGGCCGCCACCGTGCCGTCGGACTTGGTGATCGTCTGCGTGATGCCGAAGGTCTTGCCGTCGCCCCAGGTGAAGGAGCAGCTCACGTCCACCTCGTCGCCGGCGAGGAGCTCGCGCCGGTAGCGGACGGTGGTCTCCAGCGCGACCGGTCCCACGCCCTGCGCGATGAGACCGGACTGGGTGATCCCCGCCGCCTGGAGCAGCGACCAGCGCGCGTGCTCGGCGTAGTTGAGGTACACGGCCTGGTTGAGGTGGCCCTGTACGTCGGTCTCGTATCCGCGCACGGTCACACGGACGGAAAACGGCTCGCTCACCGCGTCCCCCTCACGTCTTCTCGGTTCGACGCCCTGCCCACCGATCCTGGCACGCGCCTCACACCCGGCGCGGGGAAGCCAGCAGATAGCGTGTCCGCGTTCTCGGCTCCGTGTACTCCCCGGCCTGCCAGCCGGCCCGCTCCAGCGTGGCCGCGCAGGCCCGCAGCGCCCCGCCGTCCGGCTCGTACACGGCGACCGCCTCCGGCTGCGGGGTCGCCCGCACCCGGTAGCCGCCCTCGGTGTCCGGCCCGGCCGGGGCGTGCCCGGCCGCCTCCAGGGCGAGCGCGGCGGCCTGCACGAGGTGCGAGCGCTCCCAGCCGCAGGGCCGGTCCGTGGCGCCGTCGGGGTTGGTCATCCGGCGCAGCTCCAGCATGCCCTGCCAGGCACTGTGCACCTCCCGGCGCCGGGCGGGACCGGACGGGGGCGCCGCGTCCTCGCCGCCGACGCGCGCCGCGAACACCCCGGTCGCGGCCGGTGCCCTCGCTTCCGCCTCCACCGGCGCCGCCTCCGCCCCCGCCTCCCGTAGCCGGTGCCCCGCCGGGGTGAGGAAGTGGTCGTGCGGCGGCCTCGGGTGCCGGAAGGCGAGCCCGTGCCTCACGAGCGCCGCGAGCTGCGCCTGCGTCCCCTTCAGCCGCCCGGTGACGGGATCGGCGGCGTCGATGACGCGCCGCTGGGCGGCGGTGGGCGGTCGGGTCACGGCGTGCGCCTCCCCGTGGGTGCTTCCTCGGACACGGCCGCGGACGAGCGGTACGGCCTCGTACGAAGCGTAGGGGCCGGGACCGACACTCCGGCCGTCCGGAGCCGCACCCCTCCCGCGGACGCCGCCGGGTCCCGTCACCGAGGTGCCGGGCCCGCCCCGGGGACGAGGCGGGGGTGAGGGCCGCCGGTGCCGTGGGAGCGGGGCGCCCCGCTCCCACGGCACCGGCGGCGGAGCGGGAGCGGGGCGGTGTTCCGGGACGGGCCGGATCACCCGCGGTACGCGAGGGTCGTCATCATCCCGGACTCCGAGTGGTAGATGTTGTGGCAGTGCAGCATCCACAGTCCGGGGTTGTCCGCGTCGAAGTCCGCCACCATCTTGTGGTGCGGCAGCAGGATCGACGTGTCCTTGCGGGCGCCGTGGGAGTCGGTGCCGGCGAGGCAGTAGGTGTGGCCGTGCAGATGCACGGGGTGCCACATGTGGGTGGCGTTGATGACGACCAGCCGCACCCGCTCGCCCCGTTCGACCTTGAGGAGCCTGTCCGGGTCGTAGGGCCGGTGGTCGATCCCCCAGTCGTACTCCTCCATGCCGCCGGTCAGCTTGATCCTGATCAGACGGTCGTACCTGCGGCGGGGCATCGCGACCGACTCGTCCGGCCGGAGCCGGCGGGCGGACACCAGCACCTCGCGGTCCAGTTCCACGGGGTGCGCGGACGGCCCGGGAACCGCTCCGGCGCCGGTGCGCAGGACGGCCATCGCCCGGCCCCGCTTGCCCTCGGCGAGCGCGACGAGCGGGAAGACCCCGGACTTCGCGGTGACCAGCACGTCGTACCGCTCGGCCATGCCGATGACCAGCGCGTCGGTCCTGTGGGGCTGCACGGGGAAGCCGTCGCTGTGGGTGACGGTCATCCGGTGCCCGCCGAGCGCCACCCGGAAGGCCGACTCCCCGCCGGCGTTGATGATGCGCAGCCTGATCCGGTCGCCGGGCCTGGCCGTGAACTGCGTGGGGTCGTCCGCCGTGCGCCCGTTGATCAGGTAGTAGGGGTAGTCGACGTCTCCCGCGTGGCCGCCGAGCAGCTTGCTGGTGGCGCCCGACATCAGCCGCTTCGGCCCCTTCCCGCGGTACGTCCACGACGAGGGCGCCCTTCCGGGGCCCTTCCCGTCGTCCGCGAGCGCCCCGCCGCCGGCGTCCACCGGTCCCTCCGGCCCGGTGCCGTGGCCCATCACGGGCTTGCCCTTGCGGAGTTGGCGGAGAACGTCGTCGGGGGTGGAGCCGTCCACGCCGTCGACCCAGTCGTCCAGCACGACGACCCACTCGTGGTCGTACTCGAGCGGCTCCCTCGGGTCGTCGACGATCAGCGGCGAGTACATTCCGCGGTCGAGCTGCACCCCCATGTGGGGGTGGAACCAGTAGGTGCCGGGGTGCGGCACGGTGAAGCGGTAGTCGAACGTCCCGCCGGGTTCGACCGGTGGCTGCGTCACGCCGGGCACGCCGTCCATGTCGTTGCGCAGCGCGATGCCGTGCCAGTGCACGGTCGTCGCCACCGGCAGGTCGTTGGCGAACGTCAGCGCCAGGGTGTCGCCCGCGGTGATCCGCACCTCCCGCCCCGGCAGCCGTCCCTCGTACGTCCAGGACCCGAAGGTGCGCCCGGCGCCCAGCTCGACCGGCGACTGGATGGCCCTGAAGGTGTGCTTGCGCAGCGGCCTGGAGGGGGACGGACGCGGCTCGCCGGCCTCCCTGCCGTGCGGCGTGACGAATCCGTCGACGGTGTCCGCCGCGGTCGCGCCGGGGCTGCCCCGGTCGCGAGAGCCGCTGGGGGAGCAGGCGGCGAGCAGCCCGGAGCCCGCGGCCGCGATCCCGGCGCCGAGCACGGCGCGACGGGTGGGAGGGGTCTGACTGGTGTGGTCCGTGCGCATGAAGGGGTGCACCTCGCTGGTGGGGGAAGGCGGGAGAAGGCAGATGAAGGCGTGTGGATCTGCCACGCCGCCCGGGCAGGGCGGGACGGCCGGAGGCACTCCTCCTGGCGGGGCACCGACGAGGTGATGAGCACGATCCGGCGGGTGGCGGAACCGGCTGTACGGACGGCGGGCGTTCTGCGCCGGCGTCCGGGCCGTCTCTCAGAGCGGCCGTGCGGATATGCCGAGCGGCAGGGCTTCGGACGGCGCGTGCCGTTCGGGCATGCCGCGCCCGTAACGGGCCCTCGGGTCGGTCATCACGTCAGAGATCTTACCCTTGTCAGGCGTATAAGCCGGATATATGACTTATATCGGCCCCGTGGGACGTGTCCGGTCCCGGGTGCTCGGCGCGGCGGTCCGCCGGTGTGCGGGGACGCGGCGCGGGCCCCGCATCCGCGTCGCCCGGGTCCTCCCGCACCCCGTGCCGATCGGGAAGCCGCGGGACGAGGGCCGCGTCCGCGCCTTCCGCACGGCCGCGGGAGCGGGTCCTACGAGGCCAGCCGCTCTCCGGCGGGGTGACCGGGGCCGGTCGGTCCGACGCCGCCCCCGGGCCGGCTGATCTCGGCCCACACCGCGTCCAGGGAGAGGCCGAGGACGTCGGCGATCGCCGCGATGGTCGGGAAGGCGGGGGTGGCCACGCGGCCCGTCTCGATCTTCCGGAGGGTCTCCGGCGAGACGTGTGCGGCGAGCGCGACGTCGAGCATCGAGCGTTCTCCCCTGGCCCTGCGCAGGAGGGCGCCGAGGCGCTGTCCGCGTTCGACCTCTTCGGGGGTGAGCGGCAACCTGACCATGACTCCGATTCTAGTACCGGTATAGTATTGCCGGTATAGTTATTGGCGGCATGGGAAGGGCGCCACGTGATCGAGATTCTGAACCCCACCCTGCTGGCCCGAGCGAGAGACACCGGCGCCCTGGTCGCCGACATCCTGCAGACGCTGAGGAGCCGCAGCGCGATCGGCACGAACCTGCTGGACATCGACCGGTGGGCCAAGGCCATGATCGTCGAGGCGGGAGCCACGTCCTGCTACGTCGACTACGAGCCGTCCTTCGGGCGCGGCCCGTTCGGCCACTACATCTGCACGGCCGTCAACGACGCCGTGCTCCACGGGCGGCCGCACGACTACGCGCTCGCCGACGGCGATCTGCTGACGCTCGACCTCGCCGTCTCCCGGGGCGGAGTCGCCGCGGACGCCGCCGTCAGCTTCCTCGTGGGTGACGCGAGGTCCCCGGAGAGCGTCGCGCTGATCGACGCGACCGAACGCGCGCTGGCCGCGGGGATCGCCGCCGCCGGGCCCGGGGCCCGCGTCGGCGACATCTCCCATGCCATCGGCACGGTCCTCGGCGAGGCGGGCTACCCGGTCAACACCGAGTTCGGAGGCCACGGCATCGGATCGACGATGCACCAGGACCCGCACATCGCGAACACCGGGCGGCCGGGCCGTGGATACCGGCTGCGCCCCGGGCTGCTGCTGGCGCTGGAGCCGTGGGTCATGGCGGACACCGCTCGGCTCGTCACCGACGCCGACGGGTGGACGCTCCGGAGCGCGACCGGCTGCCGGACCGCGCACAGTGAGCACACGATCGCCATCACCGAGGACGGGGCCGAGATCCTCACCTCGCCGACGCGGGCGCGGCCGTAGGGCCGGAGCCCCCGTGCTCCTTCCGGCCCCCTACTGCCGGTAGCCGCCCAGGAAGCGCCCGATCCGCCCGATCGCCGCCTCCAGGTCGTCGGCGTGGGGGAGGGTGAGGATGCGGAAGTGGTCGGGCGCCGGCCAGTTGAAGCCGGTGCCCTGGACCACCTGGATCTTCTCCCTCAGCAGCAGGTCCAGGACGAACTTCTCGTCGTCGTGGATCGGGTGCACCTTGGGATCGATGCGCGGGAACGCGTACAGCGCGCCCTTCGGCTTCACGCAGCTCACGCCGGGGATCTCGTTCAGCTTCTCCCAGGCCACGTCCCGCTGTTCGCGCAGCCGTCCGCCGGGCGCGGTCAGCTCGCGGATGGACTGCCGGCCGCCGAGCGCGGCCTGGATCGCGTACTGGGCGGGGGCGTTGGCGCACAGGCGCATGGAGGCCAGCATGGTCAGGCCCTCCAGGTAGTCCTTCGCGTGCTGCTTCGGCCCGGTGACCACCAGCCAGCCGGACCGGAACCCGGCCACCCGGTAGGTCTTGGACAGGCCGCAGAAGGTGAGCACCACCAGGTCGGGGGCGAGCGCGGCGGCCGAGTGGTGCACGGCGTCGTCGTAGAGGATCTGGTCGTAGATCTCGTCGGCGAGGACCATCAGACCGTGCCGGCGGGCCAGGTCGAGGATGCCCTCGACGACCTCCTTCGGATACACCGCGCCGGTCGGGTTGTTGGGGTTGATGATGACCACGGCCCTGGTGCGGTCCGTGATCTTCGCCGCCATGTCGTCCAGGTCCGGGTACCAGTCGGCCCGCTCGTCGCACAGGTAGTGGACCGCCTTGCCGCCCGCGAGGGTCGTCACCGCCGTCCACAGGGGGAAGTCCGGCGCGGGGACGAGGACTTCGTCGCCGTCCTCCAGCAGGGCCTGCACGGCCATCGACACCAGCTCCGAGACGCCGTTGCCGAGGAAGACGTCGTCCACGTCGACCTCCAGGCCCAGGGTCTGGTAGCGCTGGGCGACGGCCCGGCGGGCGGAGAGGACGCCCCGCGAGTCGGTGTAGCCGTGTGCCCGCGGGAGCATCCGGATCATGTCCTGAAGGATCTCCTCCGGCGCCTCGAAACCGAACAGGGCCGGATTGCCGGTGTTCAGGCGCAGCACGCTGTGCCCCGCCTCCTCCAGCGCGTTGGCGTGCTCGATGACCGGACCGCGGATCTCGTAACAGACCTCGCTGAGCTTGCTCGACTGCCGGAACTCCATGCGCCGCTTCCCCTCACGCCATCTGGTGTTGCTTGGTTTTACCAAGTGGGAGCTTGGAAAGTCCAACAACGTGTCTAGACTGCGTCGCATGTCACCTCGCCGAAGCTACGACCAGTACTGCTCCGCCGCCCGTGCGCTCGACGCCGTCGGCGACCGCTGGACCCTGCTGATCGTCCGCGAACTCCTCGCCGGCCCGCGGCGCTACACCGACCTGCACGCGGACCTGCCCGGCGTCAGCACGGACGTACTGGCCTCGCGGCTGAAGGACATGGAGCGCGACGGGCTGACGACCCGGCGGCGGCTGCCCCCGCCCGGCGCGGCGTACGTGTACGAACTCACCTGCCGGGGGCGGGAGTTGCTGCCCGTGCTCCAGGCCCTCGGTGCCTGGGGGCAGGCCGGGCTGGGGGAGCGGCGGCCCACGGACGCGGTGCGGGCGCACTGGTTCGCGCTGCCCCTGCTGCGGGCGCTGGAGGGCGAGGGCCTGGCCGAAGTCCTGCTGGAGGAAGGGGTGTTCCATCTGCACGTCGGTGCCGGGGAGGGTCCGGTGTACGGCGACGGACCCGCCCCCCGGGAGCCCGACGCCCGGCTCGCCCTGGACACCGCGACCTGTACGGAGATCAGCCGGGGCGAGCTGACCGTCGCCGACGCGGTGCGCGCCGGACGGGTCGAGGTGACCGGCGACGGCACGCTCGCCAAGACCCTGCGGGAGGCGTGACGGCGTGACGGCGTGAGCGTGTGACGGCGTGACGGAAAGCGGAAGGCCCGCGCGGAGCGGGCCTTCCGGACGGGCGTCACGCACCCGGCGGCACCCGGGGGCGGACGCCGGGACCCGCGGGCCGGGCGGTACCCGGCGACATCCGCCGCCGTCCACACCCAGCGGTCGGACCACCGGCCGGAGGACCAGCCGTCCTCGGGCTCCGAAGCGGCCGGCACGGGGGAGCCGGAGGCACCCTCCGCGTCCTCGGAACGAGCGGTCAGAACCCTTCCGGGCGAAGGGGATTGGGAAGTTCCGCCCACTGGTCCCCGGCCGTCCCCGGGGACAGCCGCATCAGCGTCAGCGCCTTCGCGGGCAGCGGCTCACCGAGCAGCGCGGCCAGATCCGGGGTGCGCGGCAGATCCCGGACGGCGGTCTCCAGGGCCGCCCGCAGCGCCGGTCCCGAACCCGCCGTCCCCGCCAGCGCGCCCGCCACCAGCGAACCGAACAGCTTGCGCCGCAGGGCGCGTTCGTCGTCGGTGACCACGCGCGCGGGCAGCTCGGGGACCGGGACGCCGTGCCGCGCCAGACGGGCCGGGCCCACCCGGATGTCGGCCAGGTCGCGGTAGACCAGCCGCAGCGGTTCCCCGGCCGGCGACAGCACCACCAGGAGGTTCT includes:
- the map gene encoding type I methionyl aminopeptidase — translated: MIEILNPTLLARARDTGALVADILQTLRSRSAIGTNLLDIDRWAKAMIVEAGATSCYVDYEPSFGRGPFGHYICTAVNDAVLHGRPHDYALADGDLLTLDLAVSRGGVAADAAVSFLVGDARSPESVALIDATERALAAGIAAAGPGARVGDISHAIGTVLGEAGYPVNTEFGGHGIGSTMHQDPHIANTGRPGRGYRLRPGLLLALEPWVMADTARLVTDADGWTLRSATGCRTAHSEHTIAITEDGAEILTSPTRARP
- a CDS encoding winged helix-turn-helix transcriptional regulator produces the protein MSPRRSYDQYCSAARALDAVGDRWTLLIVRELLAGPRRYTDLHADLPGVSTDVLASRLKDMERDGLTTRRRLPPPGAAYVYELTCRGRELLPVLQALGAWGQAGLGERRPTDAVRAHWFALPLLRALEGEGLAEVLLEEGVFHLHVGAGEGPVYGDGPAPREPDARLALDTATCTEISRGELTVADAVRAGRVEVTGDGTLAKTLREA
- a CDS encoding pyridoxal phosphate-dependent aminotransferase is translated as MEFRQSSKLSEVCYEIRGPVIEHANALEEAGHSVLRLNTGNPALFGFEAPEEILQDMIRMLPRAHGYTDSRGVLSARRAVAQRYQTLGLEVDVDDVFLGNGVSELVSMAVQALLEDGDEVLVPAPDFPLWTAVTTLAGGKAVHYLCDERADWYPDLDDMAAKITDRTRAVVIINPNNPTGAVYPKEVVEGILDLARRHGLMVLADEIYDQILYDDAVHHSAAALAPDLVVLTFCGLSKTYRVAGFRSGWLVVTGPKQHAKDYLEGLTMLASMRLCANAPAQYAIQAALGGRQSIRELTAPGGRLREQRDVAWEKLNEIPGVSCVKPKGALYAFPRIDPKVHPIHDDEKFVLDLLLREKIQVVQGTGFNWPAPDHFRILTLPHADDLEAAIGRIGRFLGGYRQ